In Montipora foliosa isolate CH-2021 chromosome 9, ASM3666993v2, whole genome shotgun sequence, the DNA window GTTGGTCATTCGCCGCAAGCCTCTGTTTTACGCTTTCAATTTGATCACCCCCTGTATGATAATGTTGTCCATGATTCTTTTGGGTTTCTTTCTCCCACCGGAGTCTGGAGAGCGCATAACGTTAAGCATTACCGTTCTGTTGGCCATGGCTGTGTTCCTGCAGCTCGTGGCGGAAACGCTGCCGCGCAACTCGGAAACGATTCCACTTCTCGGAAAGTTCTATATCACCATCATGACGGAGGTCTCCTTATCATTGATGTCAACCTGTTGGGTACTGAATGTTCATCATAAAAACTCTGGAGGCTCGATTGTAAGAATTCCTCCGTGGATCGAACTCTTCGTGCTTGGTTGGGTGGCCAATGTCCTCTGCGTGCGCAAACCCACAATGCAACTTGAGCAATTTCCCCAAGAGGCCAACGAATGCAACCTCAGGTACAGCAGCCTCATCAAAGTGAAAGTCCCATCGCAGGCCGGTGAAGAGCATGCGCTCTTATCTGACAATCACCTGACCCAAGTGTGCCTTTCAAATACGCACGGGCAGAAAAGGTTGTGTGCACACAACAATGACGTCGATAAGACATcagcagaaagaaagaagacgCTAGATGAGCAGTGTATTGCGAAAGATTTAGCGTTGTTGGCCGCGCACACAAGAAAGGATCGTCAAattgaagaaaatcaaaagaaatggAAACATGTTGCCATGGTCATGGATCGGTTCTTTTTCTGGTTTTTTGTAATCACTGTTCTCATCTCTACGCTAGTGATTTTCAAAGAGAAACTACGGCAGCAAAGTTTGCAACATAAAAGTTAACAGTTTCAgtgtaaaaatgttttttttttttacttgcccGTAATTAGCAATCACGAAACAGAGatatttcaggggcacccaacgtgaattttcggaaaatatctgttcgcaAGACGATTTGGTATCTAAAATTTTCGCATCATTTgatgtaaaatttcttgcttgcctgcctctcctaggattttcgaacatctgaaaaatattataattgcccattttaaacggatatttaccctaaaaaggtcacctagaattttcgggagccttttttctggctgaaattttcgaaaaggtaagttttgatccctataattttcggatcgttagtctttcagctaggaaatccgaacagatgaaaatttttaggGAATAAAAATATGCCCGGCTATATCTactgtttaaatactaaaatatgtttaacaaagctgtgtttaagtggtttagaacctatattctcgttgggtgcctctaatatcatttttttcatttaatttaagaTCCATAGGGTATGATTATGTAATGAAATAATGAAAAGTAGCTTTTCCACGACAATTACGTCTGCCGCCCTCGAAAAAGGCAAAATTGTTTTATAAACAATAACAGTGCACCCAAATAAATCGTTTGACTTGTCTTATCCGAAGGTCCTTGTTTGAGGAAACAAAACCTAAAGTTAGGATTTGATTAAAATTCTGACTGAAGTTCAAGAATAAAGGAAGGAGTGAAGTCGTCCGAGAAATATGATGATATTACCGAGGCGGAAGTTTATTAACTGTTTCAATTTAAGCAAACAAAGCGAATAATTATCAAATGATTAGTTTTTCATAGTTACCTCATGGTCTTGCGAGGAAAGTTTTCTTACTTTTGCCATATGCCGCTGAGAATTCAGTTGAAATTTAGCTGATGAAAAATTGCATGATTAGGAGAGGTCAACGGACCGTCATTTCACGCCTGAAGGCTTCGTCTCAGTTCCGTCCGCCATAC includes these proteins:
- the LOC137971062 gene encoding neuronal acetylcholine receptor subunit alpha-10-like isoform X1 — its product is MVLFFEGCSLVAVTVFLLVTEAKAAHPSVEQELISTLMEGYNRNARPVMNRKSQTNVTFGLEVVQLVNVDDRNQVITTNVWVRQRWKNQLLTWKREEYNGIKTIRMSPSLVWVPDIVLYNSADSVFSGGLEKYKTRVILENDGRNAWYSPASFRSTCNIDVTYFPFDEQVCSMKFGSWTFVLTDLDIDTENTPTLSDKYVKSAEWELIKASKERNVQFYKCCSVPFTDVTIVLVIRRKPLFYAFNLITPCMIMLSMILLGFFLPPESGERITLSITVLLAMAVFLQLVAETLPRNSETIPLLGKFYITIMTEVSLSLMSTCWVLNVHHKNSGGSIVRIPPWIELFVLGWVANVLCVRKPTMQLEQFPQEANECNLRYSSLIKVKVPSQAGEEHALLSDNHLTQVCLSNTHGQKRLCAHNNDVDKTSAERKKTLDEQCIAKDLALLAAHTRKDRQIEENQKKWKHVAMVMDRFFFWFFVITVLISTLVIFKEKLRQQSLQHKS
- the LOC137971062 gene encoding neuronal acetylcholine receptor subunit alpha-2-like isoform X2: MEGYNRNARPVMNRKSQTNVTFGLEVVQLVNVDDRNQVITTNVWVRQRWKNQLLTWKREEYNGIKTIRMSPSLVWVPDIVLYNSADSVFSGGLEKYKTRVILENDGRNAWYSPASFRSTCNIDVTYFPFDEQVCSMKFGSWTFVLTDLDIDTENTPTLSDKYVKSAEWELIKASKERNVQFYKCCSVPFTDVTIVLVIRRKPLFYAFNLITPCMIMLSMILLGFFLPPESGERITLSITVLLAMAVFLQLVAETLPRNSETIPLLGKFYITIMTEVSLSLMSTCWVLNVHHKNSGGSIVRIPPWIELFVLGWVANVLCVRKPTMQLEQFPQEANECNLRYSSLIKVKVPSQAGEEHALLSDNHLTQVCLSNTHGQKRLCAHNNDVDKTSAERKKTLDEQCIAKDLALLAAHTRKDRQIEENQKKWKHVAMVMDRFFFWFFVITVLISTLVIFKEKLRQQSLQHKS